A genome region from Polyangiaceae bacterium includes the following:
- a CDS encoding amino acid ABC transporter ATP-binding protein, which produces MSIRVVDLVKRHPGAPTPALSGLCMDIPQGQIASILGKSGSGKTTLLRCLSGLDPFDGGTIAVGGVTFKAGRHRDSARSFAGKIGLVFQSFELFPHMTVVENCILAPTLVRRVPRMQAIDQAMELLSELGIADKAKVRPEMLSGGQKQRVAIARALCMEPRVLLYDEPTSALDPALKHEVGRTLRRVAKTGVTQIVVTHDLPVAREASDVVFVLDKGRVATKGPPKSVIDAMDAAA; this is translated from the coding sequence ATGTCCATTCGCGTAGTCGATCTCGTTAAAAGGCATCCCGGTGCTCCCACTCCCGCGCTTTCCGGCCTGTGCATGGATATACCTCAGGGCCAGATTGCGAGCATTCTTGGCAAAAGTGGGTCCGGAAAAACCACGTTGCTGCGTTGTTTGTCGGGCCTCGATCCTTTCGATGGTGGCACGATCGCCGTGGGCGGGGTGACGTTCAAAGCCGGTCGGCATCGCGATTCTGCGCGATCGTTTGCCGGCAAAATTGGGCTCGTTTTTCAGTCATTCGAGCTTTTTCCGCACATGACCGTGGTGGAAAATTGCATTTTGGCGCCCACGCTCGTGCGCCGCGTTCCACGAATGCAAGCCATCGATCAAGCCATGGAGCTGCTGAGCGAGCTCGGAATTGCGGACAAGGCAAAGGTGCGCCCTGAAATGTTGTCGGGAGGGCAAAAGCAAAGGGTGGCCATTGCCCGAGCGCTCTGCATGGAGCCTCGCGTGCTGCTTTATGACGAGCCGACGAGCGCGCTCGATCCGGCATTGAAGCACGAAGTGGGGCGAACGTTGCGACGGGTAGCGAAAACGGGTGTGACGCAAATCGTGGTCACGCACGATTTGCCAGTGGCGCGGGAAGCTTCCGACGTGGTCTTCGTGCTCGACAAAGGCCGTGTTGCGACCAAAGGACCGCCCAAGTCCGTCATCGATGCGATGGACGCGGCTGCGTAG